A genomic region of Enterococcus sp. 12C11_DIV0727 contains the following coding sequences:
- a CDS encoding transporter substrate-binding domain-containing protein: MKKTKKLFGALSLALLLGLIVGCGSGEDKNSTDSGNKGTTDLQKIKDAGVIKVGVKEDVPNFGYMNPDTNKNEGMEPDIARLIAKELTGSEDNVEFVGVTAKTRGPLLDNGELDMVIATFTITDERKETYNFTTPYYKDEVGFLVRKADKFTDTASLDGKTIGVVQSATTKEAIEKQAKDLGVTFKYQELGSYPELKTALTSKRIDAFSVDKSILTGYVDDSTEILKDGFSPQEYGIATKKANTELNDQLNKSIEKWEKDGTLEKIYKTWNLD, encoded by the coding sequence ATGAAAAAAACAAAAAAATTATTCGGTGCATTGTCTCTTGCGTTATTACTCGGCCTGATTGTCGGTTGTGGCAGTGGCGAAGATAAAAATTCGACTGATTCTGGTAACAAAGGAACGACTGATCTTCAAAAAATCAAAGATGCTGGTGTAATTAAAGTCGGTGTTAAAGAAGATGTTCCGAACTTTGGATATATGAATCCTGATACGAATAAAAATGAAGGTATGGAGCCAGATATCGCGCGCTTGATTGCAAAAGAATTAACTGGTAGTGAAGATAATGTTGAGTTTGTTGGTGTAACCGCAAAAACTCGGGGACCTCTATTAGATAATGGCGAACTGGATATGGTGATCGCAACGTTTACCATCACAGATGAACGCAAAGAAACCTATAATTTCACAACGCCATATTATAAAGACGAAGTTGGTTTTTTGGTTAGAAAAGCTGACAAATTTACCGACACTGCTAGTTTAGATGGTAAAACAATTGGTGTCGTTCAATCCGCAACGACCAAAGAAGCAATTGAAAAACAGGCAAAGGATTTGGGTGTAACGTTCAAATATCAAGAACTAGGCTCATATCCTGAACTAAAAACAGCCTTAACATCTAAAAGAATCGATGCTTTTTCAGTAGATAAATCAATTTTAACTGGTTATGTAGATGATAGTACCGAAATCTTGAAAGATGGTTTCTCACCACAAGAATACGGTATCGCTACGAAGAAAGCAAATACGGAATTAAACGATCAGTTAAATAAATCCATTGAAAAATGGGAAAAAGACGGTACTTTGGAAAAAATCTACAAAACGTGGAATCTGGACTAA
- a CDS encoding amino acid ABC transporter permease: MFIIANSGPFALYRWEALLKDWRLFGDAFLYTILLAVGSLIVAMLLGIFFGSLSAMHNKLLNLISRIYVEFFQNTPLLIQFIVVYYGFPLISPMLTFSTTTIAIICVGLYHGAYISEVVRSGIGAVPKGQFEAAYSQGFSYGKTMRFVVLPQAWRIMLPPLTNQIVNLIKNTSTVAIISGADVMFTANSWSSINLNYIPAFALAGFLYFILCFPLAKLARKLEENNKKAYTR; encoded by the coding sequence ATGTTCATTATAGCGAATTCAGGGCCATTTGCGCTTTATCGTTGGGAAGCTTTGCTTAAAGACTGGAGACTTTTTGGCGATGCTTTCCTTTATACCATTTTACTTGCGGTCGGATCATTGATCGTGGCGATGTTATTAGGGATATTTTTTGGGAGCCTCTCTGCGATGCACAACAAATTATTGAATCTAATCAGTCGAATTTATGTTGAATTTTTTCAGAACACCCCATTGTTGATTCAATTTATCGTTGTTTATTATGGTTTTCCATTGATTAGTCCAATGCTAACTTTTTCGACAACAACGATTGCGATCATTTGTGTGGGCCTTTATCATGGCGCCTATATCTCAGAAGTTGTTCGTTCAGGGATCGGTGCTGTGCCTAAAGGGCAATTTGAAGCAGCTTATTCTCAAGGTTTTTCTTATGGAAAAACAATGCGCTTTGTCGTATTGCCTCAAGCTTGGCGAATTATGCTACCGCCACTTACAAATCAAATCGTAAATTTAATCAAAAATACCTCAACAGTTGCGATTATTTCGGGAGCAGATGTGATGTTTACAGCAAATAGTTGGTCTTCGATCAATCTAAACTATATTCCGGCATTTGCGCTAGCAGGATTCCTTTACTTTATCCTGTGCTTCCCGTTAGCTAAATTGGCTCGGAAATTAGAAGAAAACAATAAGAAAGCTTATACCAGATAG